The genomic DNA TCAGTCGGAAGTGTTAGCAAAACAATATGGCGTTCCTCTTACTACTTTAGACGCTATTGATCATATTGACATTGCTATTGATGGTGCAGATGAAGTTGATCCCCACAAAAACTTAATTAAAGGTGGTGGTGCTGCACACACCCGCGAAAAAGTGGTAGATTACCTAGCAAATCAATTTATTGTTGTAGTTGATAGTGGTAAGTTGGTAGACAGTTTGGGTTCTAGTTTTGCAGTTCCTGTAGAAGTAATTCCTATGGCTATCACCCCCGTCATTAATGCTATCAAAAAACTCGGTGGTCAGCCAGAATTACGTATGGGTGTGAAAAAAGCTGGCCCTGTAATCACTGATCAAGGTAACATGGTTTTGGATGTCACATTTGATCATATTGACGACCCTGTAAATTTAGAAAAAACACTCAACAATCTTCCCGGTGTTTTGGAAAATGGCATCTTTGTCAACTGTGTTGATTTGGTTTTGATTGGTGAAGTTATTGATGGTAAACCTTCTGTTCGCCAAATGTAGGTAAAATAAAATAAGGTGGGTATTTCCCACCTATTAAAAAGCTCAGTCCAAGACACAAATTAAGTAATTAATCATTATCGAAAATTTCATTATGTTATATAAAAGATTTGGACGCACAAATTTACAAATGCCAGTGTTTTCCTGTGGGGGAATGCGTTATCAATTCAAATGGCAAGATGTTAAACCAGAGGAAATTCCCCAAGACAAACAAGATAATTTAGAAGCTACTATTCGTCGTGCTGTTGAGTTAGGAATTAATCATATTGAAACTGCACGTGGTTACGGAACTTCGGAAATGCAATTAGGTAGAATTTTACCTCAGTTTGACCGAGAAAAGTTAATAGTGCAAACTAAGGTTTCTCCTGTTGCAAATGCCAAGGAATTTAGAAAAACCTTTGAAAAATCTTTAGCCTATCTGAAATTAGATTATGTTGATTTATTAGGTTTACATGGAATTAATAATGATGAAACTTTAAATCATAGTATTCGTGATGGTGGTTGTTTAGAAGTTGCCAAAGAATTACAAGCAGAGGGAAAAGTTAGATTTATTGGTTTTTCCACCCACGGTTCAACAGAGATAATTACTGAGGCAATTAATAGCAATCAATTTGATTATGTAAACCTACATTGGTACTATATCAATCAATGGAACTGGTCAGCTATAGAAGCCGCCAATAAATTAGATATGGGTGTATTTATTATCAGTCCTGCGAATAAAGGAGGTTTGTTATATCAACCTTCCCAAAAATTAGTCAACCTATGTCAACCATTGAGTCCGATGGTGTTTAATGATTTATTTTGTTTAAGTCATCCCCAAGTACATACTTTAAGTATTGGTGCTGCAAAACCCAGTGATTTCGATGAACATTTAAAGACATTAGAATTATTAGATAAAACTGAGGAAATCTTACCCCCTATTATTCAAAAATTAGAAAATGCAGCCATAGAAACTTTAGGGGAAGAATGGTTTAAAACCTGGGATATGAACTTACCAAACTGGGAAGAAACCCCAGGAAATATCAACATCAAAGTAGTTTTATGGTTGTTAAATTTGACCCTAGCCTATGATATGATAGAGTATGGAAAAATGCGGTATAACTTATTAGGTAATGGTAATCATTGGTTTCCTGGAAATAAAGCTGATAAATTGAATGAAGTGAATTTACAAAACTGTCTTGTTAACAGTCCCCAAGCTGATAAAATTCCTCAAATGTTAGCTAAAGCTAATGAAATATTAAAGGATAAAGAAGTAAAGCGATTATCTCAAAGTTAAATCGGAAAACAGTGAAAACACTAATCATTGATAATTATGATTCTTACACCTTTAACCTATATCAAATAATTGCAGAGGTAAATGGAGAAAATCCCATTGTTATCCGTAATGATGAAGTTGACTGGGAAGAATTAACAAAGATTAAATTTGATAATATAGTAATTTCCCCAGGTCCAGGTAGACCAGAAAATGATCAAGATTTTGGTATTTGTGGTCAAGTATTACAAAATATCCAAATTCCTGTTTTAGGTGTGTGTTTAGGACATCAAGGATTAGGTTATTTTTATGGGGGAAAAATTATCCATGCACCCGAAATAAAACATGGTAGATTTAGCAAAGTTGAACACAATAATTGTGAATTATTTCATGG from Okeanomitos corallinicola TIOX110 includes the following:
- the rpiA gene encoding ribose-5-phosphate isomerase RpiA, whose product is MSVSADPVKLMKQEVGKAAAALVKSGSIVGLGTGSTTAYTIQFLGDRLKSGELKDIVGVPTSFQSEVLAKQYGVPLTTLDAIDHIDIAIDGADEVDPHKNLIKGGGAAHTREKVVDYLANQFIVVVDSGKLVDSLGSSFAVPVEVIPMAITPVINAIKKLGGQPELRMGVKKAGPVITDQGNMVLDVTFDHIDDPVNLEKTLNNLPGVLENGIFVNCVDLVLIGEVIDGKPSVRQM
- a CDS encoding aldo/keto reductase — its product is MLYKRFGRTNLQMPVFSCGGMRYQFKWQDVKPEEIPQDKQDNLEATIRRAVELGINHIETARGYGTSEMQLGRILPQFDREKLIVQTKVSPVANAKEFRKTFEKSLAYLKLDYVDLLGLHGINNDETLNHSIRDGGCLEVAKELQAEGKVRFIGFSTHGSTEIITEAINSNQFDYVNLHWYYINQWNWSAIEAANKLDMGVFIISPANKGGLLYQPSQKLVNLCQPLSPMVFNDLFCLSHPQVHTLSIGAAKPSDFDEHLKTLELLDKTEEILPPIIQKLENAAIETLGEEWFKTWDMNLPNWEETPGNINIKVVLWLLNLTLAYDMIEYGKMRYNLLGNGNHWFPGNKADKLNEVNLQNCLVNSPQADKIPQMLAKANEILKDKEVKRLSQS